ATTATTGGCACATGCCATCCTGCCCCCTGGGCCAACCCGCCTCTGTCAGTGGACAACCaactaaaatataattttattgatCTCACATGATGAACGGCATAAACTACAGAATACCAAATGCCAgaattgcagaaaaaaattgtCAGGTTGCTATAactatattacaaaaaaaatttatCAATTCAAATCCTAAATTTTTCAGATAACCATAGGTTTCATATTGTGAGCTACTAAATTTAGTGAGAAGAGAATAAACATTTCTTCTTCTTTACTTATAGCCTTCTTGAAGCTCAAATGGATCTTGACGAAACAAAAACCAAGTCAGCAACTACCCTCCTAGCCACAGAGGATGAGATACTGCAGCTAAGAGCAGAGTAAGGGGATATGATCTCACCTCAATATTCTGATGTTTTACCTTGCTTAGTGTATAGTCACACAGGGCAGATACACTGTCGATTTACTGCAGTGGAAAATCTATAGCATAAAGTACCTAAATCCAGCCAAGACTCCTGAGACAGCAGAAGATGATCTGTTGTCTTAGGATAGAAGGAACACCTTGTGAAGTTCTTTCATTTTGAACTTCCTGTAAAGCAAGTAAAACATGCtggtaacactatattagtaagttacttACCTTTGGTtcatagttttatttaaaaacatttaaatttaAATTACTCCGGACGCACATAACATTTGATATCCCAATATCTGCATGGGAAAAATCCATCCCAGCATACAGTAGTAGTTACTTTGAAAAGCCTCAATGATCTCTGGGTAAAGTTGAGGCTTGCTGTACATAACATAGTAGCCCTTTTTTCCTGTCTCCTAACAGTGTCCAATATGCCTAGTCCTTCTGCCATCAAGGTAGGGTTGGGTGgctctcatacacattacactgtTTGCAGATTCTTGGCAGGTTTAGACATGGTTTATTTGTATGGGCACCATCACATGAATTCACTGTGAGAGATTGTAAGTTATAAATTTGTTATTCTTTTGGATATTTCTAGTCTGAGGGCAGCTCATGACAAACTAGAACTGAGGAAACTAGATTCTGAGGAGGATTACCAGCGCCAGATAAGATTACTGAAGGATGAGATCTCTATCTTATCAGCTGAGAAGAGTATACTGCATGGAAGGTAAGTAGGATAGCGTGACATAATTAACTTAGTTTGAATGGCTAATAGGTGGCAACCAATTTTCTAAGCTGGGAGTGTACTTCAAGGTGTCTTCATTATAGTggtttatttacaaaaaaaaagtggggTGATGTCTTGCTAGAAAAAAAAGATGCTGCATTTAGTTAAAGgcagtatatattatttattatgattatatatattgtagacatgtcactggtaaagtgtgcgaggaggtgtacatctcacctaggttacagcttagtgtgagatggtaaatctgggagagatcggttgctcagcagtgatatgctgctgagtcgtTGTTTAAGTTTTCCgcgccggatttactggaatggcggataggttggtagtgggatctgccattccctccccctcgatccagtgtgggttttgggatcaggtgagctctgatcccaatcagcctgagaaggcaaaaagctcatacagtgtacaggtcctggctctcagccaggagtgaacagcctgcatgctgtgtttgctgggagcaagggataccactgctgctggggattgtccataccctgcgatactgttatcgaagtgccagagaggtaacctgttgtgttagttagcgcccagacgggcaggaccttttgttttggtctttaagcacagtgttgctatatttctgttatggactgtttatgctacaaataaactccaagctgttttataagtccaagtgtgctgctgaactgtgtccaacacaccatcccccgggaagatccttacaatatatatatatagtattattaatTGAGGCTCAACTGGTAATTATGTCAAATGGCCTAAAAAATATTATGCTATTTTTCTGAATACCAGGTTTACTCAGTAGCTGCTTCCATCCAAATGTGAGGAGGCAAGGGGGAGACAGAGGTAGCATGTACATGAATGCACTCAGCTCTCAAGAAGTGAGTCCTGTGTACAGGGACTATTAGGCAAACAATTTTGTTACTTTTATGTAGATACCAATCAGACAATTCTGCAACCCTATTGGTGCCCCTGGTGCCATggggttgccatggcaacaaaggGTTTAATACAGGTCTCCAAAACTATGATAGACGTAAGCCTATAGGCCTACCATGATTGGCTGGATGTTAATATATCATTGACAGGCATGATACATGGCAGTACAAGTGGTCAGGTTCGCTAGTGGGACtgcaaaaattgtaaaaataaaatcagtaacattaataaataaaaaaaatgtaaaaaagtgtcCATTCTTTTCACAatgaaatgatttgcattgaagtcaatgcaaacaatggccattgttcacacaatgtattgaacagcgGCGGTTGTTTGCTATGACCgttgaaataatgatcatgtcaattatttccggcctttgtccacagacttcaatgcaatttgcatttttaaacaacagctgttgtttatacagcctaaggctaagcgcacacttagtatgagacgggccgttccgtgacccggctgggtcacggaacggctggtctcaggaaagatcatcccggccggtactgcagtaccaaccggatgatctttagcacagcagagttctgatgcgggtgcatccgtgcgcgcctgcatcagaattacccactgcacactatggagcgtgtggccgaagccgcttgctccactgtgtgcactgacagggttttctgcgagcgctatttaatgaatagtggccacagaaaactgacatgtcagtttctcgcggccccgctagggatcccggctggagtgtatacactccggtcggaattccatagacggcaatgtTATGTATatattcgtattaatcacggcaacAACACCGGCAACAATAGCTGTAGTTTTAAgagaatatatgttgtgtgaacatagcctaaagatgcttTATTATGGgggaaaaataaagtaaaaaagtgCTCTCACCGTATCTATAGGTACccaaactatatattttttacctatgttctgcaaaaatgtaaaaacataaaACTGTATAAATTTGGTAACAACACAATCACAACAACCTGCAGAATACAATTAGCAATGTTGTTTATATGGCTCGGAGTGATTGAATGATTTCAGAACGTATCCCAAAACACAGTGACAATTTCCATGCCGTAATTAAAAGATAAGAACAGATGCTATACAATACTTTATATGTATTACATATTAAAAATACAACTTGTCCTGTGGAAATCAAGCCAATATAAGGCTtggttgacaaaaaaaaaatatgtcttttaaaattaaaaacaattagGCAAGTTTCATGCTGCAATGAATGAAATCCCCGTAGAGTCCTCTCCAAATCTGCATTTAACACATGTGAATGGTGGGTCAGTTTTTCTGCGGCCAAATCTGTGGTGTCCTTACAGTGATCAGATGTATGACACTATATGAGAAATGGAATTCAAGTAAATGAAACAATTCAAAACCTCTATGTTGCCATGTCGTGTATATTTATTTGTGCATATATATCATTATGTTGCAGACTTTCCAGAAGCCGCTCTCCGAGTCCAATCCGCCATTCCAGCAGGTCAGCCAGTCCATTTGCCAGAAGTGAATCACCTACTGCTGCCCAACTCACCAACTCCTCCCGCCACAGCCGGTTAATATCCCGTTTTAATGACATCTATGCCAATGATCGTCTAGATGCCCAGAACCTACTGAGGCGTTACGTTGAAGACCTAGAGATGGTGCAAAGGATCATTTTTATTGCAACTGTGGTAGGTGAAAATTCCGTTATAGTTCAAGATGAATTTTGGGTATAGTCGCCATGGTAGATAAAAAATCTTATTATACAACATTTTGTTTACTTTTCTTTTATGCAGGAATCCTTCCATGCCGCCAAGATGGCGTTCAGACAATTTAAACTTCGAGTACGAAAGTCATTGTCTCCATCTCACATGGGACCGGAATCCCTGGAGGATGCTGTGATTGACTACATTGTCCGCAATCTAGATCTCTACGATGTCCAGTCTAGTGTTAATGTATGGCTTTTTCAAAATTACATTTCCAATGCATAAGGCACTGaggatatacacaggatatattttTAGTCTATTGCATCTTCCTGATTAAATGTGTCTTGTTAGCCCTATAGCAACATATGAAAtgcgtatatatatatcaagGCTGCCTGTGCCTTAATGACACatgacatacagtacattacgcAACAGAGCTGAAATCGGCAGCTGGTACTCACAGTAAATGACAAACATCAGTGATCATGCCGATGtctgtcatttaaccccttaagttcCATGATCACTAGAGACTGTGGCACCTAAGAGGTCCACTGACAGGTGTCATGGATGTCAGTGTTCTAATTGGCACCCCTGCAGTGTCAAGGGTTGTCAATCAGAGGCTTTTAACTTACTTCTGTGTTGCCTGTCCAGCAATCTAATAACAGAATCCCATACTTTTCCAGTTTACAGATAAAAAAATATCTAGGGAAAGTTCATTATCACATGATAACTAATAGATGCTTCTGTGTGAAAGGgccagcaatcagctgacaaaTGAAAAAATGGTTCGTcaactgatcgcatcttttgtgcactcattaaagaggttgtctgaccAGAACCCCTTATTGCAGAATGTCCAGGGAGGAGGTTAGTGAAAAAATATCATAGACTTATCTCCctggctcctctgctgccacccgtACACTCCTGCTTTTGTCCCTGATGTACTAATGCTTCTGGGTTCTGAGACATGACGTAGAAGGCctgctcagctattcagcggaCATAGCTGTGTCCTACCACTGTACTGAATGGCTAAGTGGGCCTGCTACGTAATGCCTCAGAACCCAAAAGTGTCAGCATAATGGGAACTGAAGTGGCGGCACAAGCGGCAGTGCGGGAACCAGGAAATAAgtctatgtaattttttttgctcatccTGTCCCCAAGCATGGCACAAAAGgggttggacaacccctttaaaatcattgTTAGTTTGCTGAACATCTTCCAGTGTAAATGGGAATGTGCTGCGGACTATGATGGAATTAATGGGCTGCACAAACTTCCTTACATAGGTAAGTATTTATGAAATTcactataagggccagttcacactgagtaaacacggcacGCTCGTCCGCCTCCTCTCCGCCCAAAGAAATAACATGTTACTTCaccgagcggagagcggcggcagcagacaagcgcgcgccctctcattcacatacagcagcacactgagcacagcgggattgtTTTTATTATGTACCTGTTGGTGAAATGTATTGCTTTTCCTGTTATTTCCCAAGTGAATATTAcaagaataattttttatttcGAATTTTTATTTTAGGAGGTAATCAGTGCCATGAATGTCAATCCTAAAATCTCATTCCCAGCTGAAGTAGACTTCATTCTGATCAGTGGCTTTATCCGGGAAGTGTGTCGGGTTGCATTTGCCATGCAAACCCTGGAGGCCCCATTGGACATTGCATTTGCCGTTGACGGAGAACTGTTTAGTGAAACCAAGTAAGGAGGAGTCTAAATGTAGGCCATATGTACATGGGTTATCCACTTAAGGCAGCTATTTGTCCATGTAGTTTAGagtgcagtatatatagtatgtgataGGGCAGAGTCAGGGGTGTAACATGAAGATTCTGGTTCTTTGGTCTTCAATGCCAGTTGGTGGCTTCTATTTTTGCACTCCTTAAAGGTATGCCCTTGAACTGAGTGTATaacaatatgtttgtttttttgcatttagATATCGCCGTACATATGACTCTGAGCTCACTGCTCCATTGATATTTTACCACGTGTGGCCCGCTCTAATGGAAAATGACGTAGTTGTTGTGAAGGGAGAAGCTGTAACAAAGAGAGGTGCACTGGTAAGACTAAACTCTTCTTTAACCTCATTGGCCACTTCACATGTGACTCTTATAGTAAGAATTTTTATAGTAAGCTACCAAAAttcactgtgtataatgtacctTTTCACCAGGTATACAAGATAATCATAGTTTATAGAGGCTGAAGTGGTACTCTTTATAGTATGTACTCATGTAAAGAACTGTTAAATATGTGATGATACAGTTTCTTGTATAATTTATTTTCAGTGGAGCCCACGCAAGAGCCGAAGTAGAAGCAGCAGCCCTCTACGTTCTCGATCAGTCAGCCCAGGCCGGACTTTTGTAAGTGTCTACATTCACAATTGCAATAAATGAGCTCCTAAACTATAACAGACTAAAGTGGTACTCTACGTGCTTGTGTTTGAGATAAATGTAATGAATCATACAATTGagttaaaaaatgaaatttcttgTGCCCAGGTAGTATCTCATTTAAGCCTCAAAAACATGATTGTATAATTGTATATGGGATCTGTATTGTATGTACTGATCAAACTACAACATATCCTGCCATATGGATGGATTAATAGAATAAAGTCACTGTtcatcacctgcccaataccatGCATACAGTGATGCTTGGTGGTGGCAACATCATGGTGTGGGGGTATTTTCTAACAATTGGGAGACGAAGACTGGTCAGGGTTGAGGGATGCACTGTATGACACCTGCATAACAACTGTAGACTTTTAAAAAAGTCAGATAGCCACACTCTACTAACCA
Above is a window of Dendropsophus ebraccatus isolate aDenEbr1 chromosome 7, aDenEbr1.pat, whole genome shotgun sequence DNA encoding:
- the SPATA18 gene encoding mitochondria-eating protein isoform X1, encoding MADTLRRLTNSETCRLLQDKLDDWYKDYHINSCDQNLNICCELLELNSKIQGQLFTILNFTAREGGQYAGVETLKSRFLPWLGTCFSNTSSADSSFSLLQDSLERDKRMRELSSSQEKELHKLEAQLASTRVELNSVRQDLLEAQMDLDETKTKSATTLLATEDEILQLRADLRAAHDKLELRKLDSEEDYQRQIRLLKDEISILSAEKSILHGRLSRSRSPSPIRHSSRSASPFARSESPTAAQLTNSSRHSRLISRFNDIYANDRLDAQNLLRRYVEDLEMVQRIIFIATVESFHAAKMAFRQFKLRVRKSLSPSHMGPESLEDAVIDYIVRNLDLYDVQSSVNEVISAMNVNPKISFPAEVDFILISGFIREVCRVAFAMQTLEAPLDIAFAVDGELFSETKYRRTYDSELTAPLIFYHVWPALMENDVVVVKGEAVTKRGALWSPRKSRSRSSSPLRSRSVSPGRTFTSRSRSPSPRRSGTPRKLNDSQRLDLSMLSA
- the SPATA18 gene encoding mitochondria-eating protein isoform X2 — its product is MADTLRRLTNSETCRLLQDKLDDWYKDYHINSCDQNLNICCELLELNSKIQGQLFTILNFTAREGGQYAGVETLKSRFLPWLGTCFSNTSSADSSFSLLQDSLERDKRMRELSSSQEKELHKLEAQLASTRVELNSVRQDLRAAHDKLELRKLDSEEDYQRQIRLLKDEISILSAEKSILHGRLSRSRSPSPIRHSSRSASPFARSESPTAAQLTNSSRHSRLISRFNDIYANDRLDAQNLLRRYVEDLEMVQRIIFIATVESFHAAKMAFRQFKLRVRKSLSPSHMGPESLEDAVIDYIVRNLDLYDVQSSVNEVISAMNVNPKISFPAEVDFILISGFIREVCRVAFAMQTLEAPLDIAFAVDGELFSETKYRRTYDSELTAPLIFYHVWPALMENDVVVVKGEAVTKRGALWSPRKSRSRSSSPLRSRSVSPGRTFTSRSRSPSPRRSGTPRKLNDSQRLDLSMLSA